In Thermococcus sp. JdF3, a genomic segment contains:
- a CDS encoding TrmB family transcriptional regulator, translating to MLERILALLEEGRSIDGIARELDVPRDEVVGAMEVLADLGYLERVEAGESACATCPLKSVCPGTCFRFKGKVYQLSDFRLGGKDRVSKP from the coding sequence ATGCTGGAGAGGATCCTGGCACTGCTGGAGGAAGGGAGGAGCATAGACGGGATAGCCCGGGAGCTGGACGTTCCGAGGGATGAGGTCGTCGGCGCCATGGAGGTGCTGGCCGACCTCGGCTACCTGGAGCGGGTGGAGGCGGGGGAGAGCGCCTGCGCCACCTGCCCCCTTAAGAGCGTTTGCCCCGGCACCTGCTTCCGCTTCAAGGGGAAGGTATATCAGCTCTCAGATTTCAGGCTCGGTGGGAAGGACAGGGTATCGAAACCGTGA
- a CDS encoding RNA-guided endonuclease TnpB family protein: MKRSVTLKLQPSKTQNEILFQLADAGAKVWNRVNYLRRQQFFQEQIVDFKKTEKTVYEEFKKEIGSATVQQIARKNAEAWRSFFTLARKKRNGELPDWLKPKPPNYLKECEKRKPFIILRNDQYRIEGSKLILKGLGKFKRLEIQFKGRIHLRGKQGRLEITYDEVKRKWYVHISFSEVRERLEGEEWVKLPRKPKGSLSAGIDLGVNNLMAVYVESGESFLVNGRPLKSIDFYWRKRIAEYQSKLNKSGAKTSRKLRRMHERAKLQAKHYINTAVRGTVRRLYDLGVSKIVVGYPKGIARNSDKGKKQNFILSHVWRFNTVIKRLKEVAEEFGIQVIVVNEAFTSQTCPVCGKPHDGARFVRGLFKCPATGLTFNADLVGAFNILRKVVKTITPSLEGLRAFQMRGNGGKALPEGFEEPS, encoded by the coding sequence ATGAAGCGTTCGGTAACGCTCAAACTCCAACCCTCAAAAACCCAAAACGAAATCCTCTTCCAGTTAGCCGACGCTGGAGCCAAAGTTTGGAATAGGGTAAACTACCTCAGGCGACAACAGTTCTTCCAAGAGCAAATCGTGGACTTTAAAAAGACTGAAAAAACTGTTTATGAGGAGTTTAAGAAAGAAATCGGTTCTGCAACGGTTCAACAAATAGCGAGAAAGAACGCTGAGGCGTGGCGTTCATTCTTCACCCTTGCAAGAAAGAAGCGGAATGGAGAACTCCCCGACTGGCTTAAGCCAAAACCACCGAACTACCTGAAGGAATGCGAGAAGAGAAAACCCTTCATAATCCTCAGGAACGACCAGTACAGGATTGAAGGGAGCAAACTCATATTGAAAGGCCTTGGGAAGTTCAAACGCTTGGAAATCCAGTTCAAGGGAAGAATACACTTGAGAGGCAAGCAGGGGCGGTTAGAAATAACTTACGACGAGGTAAAGCGGAAGTGGTATGTCCACATCTCCTTCTCAGAAGTCAGGGAAAGACTTGAGGGCGAGGAATGGGTTAAACTCCCGAGAAAACCAAAGGGGAGCCTTTCAGCAGGCATTGATTTGGGAGTGAACAATTTAATGGCCGTTTATGTCGAGAGTGGAGAAAGCTTTCTCGTGAATGGCAGGCCTCTCAAAAGTATTGACTTCTACTGGCGGAAGAGGATTGCCGAGTATCAATCAAAACTCAACAAAAGTGGTGCTAAGACGAGCAGAAAGCTCAGGAGAATGCACGAGAGGGCTAAACTACAGGCGAAGCATTACATTAACACGGCAGTCAGGGGGACGGTTAGAAGGCTTTACGATTTGGGTGTCTCTAAAATCGTCGTCGGCTATCCCAAGGGAATAGCTCGGAACTCTGATAAGGGTAAGAAGCAGAATTTCATCCTCTCTCACGTGTGGCGGTTTAACACGGTCATTAAACGTTTAAAGGAAGTTGCTGAGGAGTTTGGTATTCAGGTTATCGTGGTCAATGAGGCTTTCACTTCTCAAACGTGCCCTGTCTGCGGGAAGCCCCACGATGGGGCGAGGTTCGTTCGTGGTTTATTTAAGTGTCCCGCAACGGGGCTTACCTTCAATGCGGATTTAGTTGGAGCGTTTAATATTTTGAGGAAGGTCGTGAAAACCATAACCCCAAGTCTGGAGGGTCTTAGGGCCTTCCAGATGAGGGGTAATGGGGGGAAGGCCCTCCCCGAGGGGTTCGAAGAACCCTCTTAG
- the feoB gene encoding ferrous iron transport protein B: protein MMKVIALAGNPNVGKTTIFNALTGMRQHVGNWPGVTVEKKEGILEYRGQKFLVVDLPGTYSLTAHSIDELVARDFLLKGSADVVVNVIDATALMRNLFLTMEILEMGLNNVIIALNKIDLAEKHGIEINVKRMEEVLGVPVVAMSAKEGAGLDELKEKIHLMANGMLKERPVIPRYDPEVEREIEHIMAVLRDTELGEEYNLRWLAIKLLQRDDGVIKLILRHLGSAKLDEIMGHIAEVEERYKRAMDLIIASQKYEFIDRLMHRFVRYTKVEGESFSDQLDRFLTHPVYGLLILFGVFYLMFKFVFAVGLPLQGYLDDAFAAFGEWLAPHIANEALRGLLVDGIIAGVGSVLSFFPLVFLLFLALSVLEDVGYMARAAVVMERIMRKFGLPGKSFIPLVLAFGCNVPAVMATRTLDDERDRLLTMLVNPLIPCSARLSVISFLAGAFFASHQALVAVSIYATAVLLALLVAWLLSRFVIRGEESPFIIELPEYLIPSWKTVTLHSWERSKEFIKKAGTIILLGSMAIWYLSSYPVQMGTGGSYAERLGMFFEPYMRLMGLDWKAAVSLLFGIIAKENVISTYGIIYGSEEAIVGAMTPLQAYVLGMVTTLYIPCIATIGAVRAESNWKWAAFTVVYMIGLASLVGILIWNVGTALGY, encoded by the coding sequence ATGATGAAGGTCATTGCACTGGCAGGGAACCCCAACGTCGGAAAAACGACCATATTTAACGCACTGACCGGGATGAGGCAGCACGTTGGCAACTGGCCCGGCGTTACGGTCGAGAAAAAGGAGGGAATACTGGAATACCGGGGACAGAAGTTTCTTGTAGTTGACCTCCCGGGCACGTACTCCCTCACGGCCCACTCCATCGACGAACTCGTCGCGAGGGACTTCCTCCTGAAGGGGAGCGCCGACGTGGTCGTGAACGTCATCGACGCAACAGCCCTCATGCGAAACCTCTTCCTCACCATGGAGATACTGGAGATGGGTCTCAACAACGTTATCATAGCCCTCAACAAGATAGACCTGGCCGAGAAACACGGTATCGAGATAAACGTGAAGAGGATGGAGGAGGTTCTCGGCGTTCCAGTGGTGGCCATGAGCGCGAAGGAAGGCGCCGGCCTCGACGAGCTGAAGGAGAAGATACACCTGATGGCCAACGGGATGCTGAAGGAGAGGCCCGTGATCCCGCGGTACGACCCGGAGGTCGAGAGGGAGATAGAGCACATAATGGCTGTTCTCAGGGACACCGAACTGGGGGAGGAGTACAACCTCCGCTGGCTTGCGATAAAGCTCCTTCAGCGCGACGATGGGGTCATAAAGCTCATCCTCAGACACCTCGGCAGTGCAAAGCTCGACGAGATAATGGGACACATAGCGGAGGTTGAAGAGCGCTACAAGCGCGCGATGGACCTTATAATCGCCAGCCAGAAGTACGAGTTCATCGACAGGCTCATGCACCGCTTTGTGCGGTACACAAAGGTGGAAGGCGAGAGCTTCAGCGACCAGCTCGACAGGTTCCTCACGCACCCCGTCTACGGCCTCCTCATACTCTTTGGCGTCTTCTACCTCATGTTCAAATTCGTGTTCGCCGTCGGGCTGCCCCTCCAGGGATACCTCGACGATGCTTTCGCGGCTTTCGGGGAATGGCTCGCGCCGCATATAGCAAACGAGGCTCTGAGGGGACTCCTGGTCGATGGAATCATAGCGGGTGTTGGTTCCGTGCTCAGCTTCTTCCCGCTCGTCTTCCTGCTGTTCCTGGCCCTCTCCGTCCTCGAGGACGTTGGATACATGGCCAGGGCGGCTGTGGTCATGGAGCGCATAATGAGGAAGTTCGGCCTGCCGGGCAAGAGCTTCATTCCCCTGGTGCTCGCCTTCGGTTGCAACGTCCCCGCGGTGATGGCCACGAGAACCCTCGATGACGAGAGAGACAGACTGCTGACCATGCTCGTCAACCCGCTGATACCCTGCAGCGCCAGGCTGAGCGTCATAAGCTTCCTGGCGGGGGCTTTCTTCGCCAGTCACCAGGCACTCGTCGCGGTGAGCATCTACGCCACGGCGGTGCTGCTCGCCCTCCTCGTGGCCTGGCTCCTGAGCAGGTTCGTTATCAGGGGCGAGGAGAGCCCCTTCATCATCGAGCTACCGGAGTACCTCATCCCGTCGTGGAAGACGGTAACACTCCACTCGTGGGAGAGGAGCAAGGAGTTCATAAAGAAGGCGGGAACCATAATCCTGCTCGGCTCGATGGCCATCTGGTACCTCAGCAGCTATCCCGTGCAGATGGGCACAGGAGGAAGCTACGCGGAGAGGCTCGGCATGTTCTTCGAGCCGTACATGCGTCTCATGGGCCTCGACTGGAAGGCGGCGGTTAGCCTGCTGTTCGGGATAATCGCCAAGGAGAACGTCATATCAACCTACGGAATAATCTACGGAAGCGAGGAGGCCATAGTGGGAGCAATGACACCGCTCCAGGCCTACGTGCTCGGCATGGTCACCACCCTCTACATCCCGTGCATAGCCACGATAGGCGCCGTTAGAGCCGAGAGCAACTGGAAATGGGCCGCCTTCACAGTGGTTTACATGATCGGCCTCGCGTCGCTCGTTGGAATCCTGATATGGAACGTGGGGACGGCGCTGGGCTACTGA
- a CDS encoding sugar phosphate nucleotidyltransferase codes for MKAVILAGGFGTRLRPLSSTRPKPMIPVLGKPNLQYLLESLEKIQEIDEIILSVHYMRGEIREFIDEKMADYPKTIRFVNDPMPLETGGALKNVEDYVDDDFLVIYGDVFTNFDFKELIKAHKENDGLITVAVTKVYDPEKYGVVELDDGNQVTHFEEKPHRPRTNLVDAGIYMVNKKVLEEIPKNKEVYFEREVLPKYVARGLVYAHKIPRGYYWIDLGTPDDLFYAHQVAMDEIAKENGYFVIKEGAEVPEDVEIQGPVCIDEGVKIGHGVKIKAYTYIGPNTVVEDRAYFKRAILIGNDIVRERSEIKDSILGEGVVVGKNVILKETAVVGDYAKIYDNLVIYGAKVLPWKKVEEYEAYIKIKLDPTKVRPGVTPDRCPLGLPECIYTKFKAIAGEKPPCDECIENQWLF; via the coding sequence ATGAAGGCAGTTATTCTTGCTGGCGGTTTTGGAACGAGGTTAAGGCCGCTCTCATCGACCAGACCCAAGCCCATGATCCCGGTTCTTGGCAAGCCAAACCTTCAGTACCTCCTTGAGAGCCTGGAGAAAATCCAGGAGATCGATGAGATAATCCTGTCCGTCCACTACATGAGGGGGGAGATAAGGGAGTTCATCGACGAAAAGATGGCCGACTACCCCAAAACGATACGGTTCGTCAATGACCCGATGCCGCTCGAGACCGGCGGAGCGCTGAAGAATGTGGAAGATTACGTGGACGACGACTTTCTGGTTATCTACGGTGACGTTTTCACGAACTTCGACTTTAAAGAGCTCATCAAGGCCCACAAAGAGAACGACGGCCTCATAACAGTCGCGGTTACCAAGGTCTATGACCCGGAGAAGTACGGAGTCGTCGAGCTGGACGACGGAAACCAGGTCACCCACTTCGAGGAGAAGCCCCACAGGCCCCGCACAAACCTCGTCGATGCGGGCATCTACATGGTTAACAAGAAGGTTCTGGAGGAGATTCCGAAGAACAAGGAGGTCTACTTCGAGCGCGAGGTTCTCCCGAAGTACGTGGCCAGGGGGCTTGTTTACGCCCACAAAATACCGCGCGGATACTACTGGATTGACCTCGGAACCCCGGACGACCTCTTCTACGCCCACCAGGTTGCGATGGATGAGATAGCCAAGGAGAACGGTTATTTCGTTATCAAAGAGGGTGCCGAAGTCCCCGAGGACGTTGAGATACAGGGGCCGGTTTGCATCGACGAGGGGGTTAAGATAGGCCACGGCGTCAAGATAAAGGCCTACACGTACATAGGCCCGAACACCGTTGTTGAGGACAGGGCCTACTTCAAGCGCGCCATACTCATAGGCAACGACATCGTTAGGGAGCGCTCCGAGATAAAGGACAGCATCCTCGGAGAGGGCGTCGTCGTCGGAAAGAACGTCATACTCAAGGAGACCGCGGTCGTCGGCGACTACGCCAAGATTTACGACAACCTCGTCATCTACGGTGCCAAAGTTCTGCCCTGGAAGAAGGTCGAGGAGTATGAGGCATACATCAAGATAAAGCTCGACCCGACCAAGGTCAGGCCCGGCGTCACCCCGGACCGCTGCCCGCTCGGCCTGCCGGAGTGTATCTACACCAAATTCAAGGCCATAGCGGGAGAAAAGCCGCCCTGTGACGAGTGCATAGAGAACCAGTGGCTCTTCTGA
- a CDS encoding FeoA family protein has product MIVPLNALRPGDRGIVVNILGGPTARQRLVGMGLTPGATVQIIESHQYGPIIISVGGVRFAIGRGMAAKVMIRKL; this is encoded by the coding sequence ATGATTGTACCTTTAAACGCACTCAGACCCGGGGACAGGGGGATTGTGGTGAACATCCTTGGCGGCCCCACCGCAAGGCAGCGGCTTGTGGGCATGGGCCTCACCCCCGGAGCGACGGTTCAAATAATCGAGTCCCACCAGTACGGCCCGATAATCATCTCCGTCGGCGGCGTGCGCTTCGCTATCGGCAGGGGAATGGCGGCGAAGGTCATGATACGAAAACTGTGA
- a CDS encoding AIR synthase family protein: MRLPLGKIRNDVLHDVVFPNLGVEDMKVVYGPGEGFDSAVLEYDDEHYLVVATDPTLGVPGETFGFFTYHFAASDVAVFGARPRWLVVDILLPPGSERGFLEKTMRDLNTECRKYGSAIIGGHTGVYPSVAEPTSTTTAMGLVKKDQLRLPLAKPGDRIVVTGKVGLEFAVSAAYFREDELRKLLSFREIQLLKGLYRFETAVPDSLVAGPFVRGMHDATEGGLTALHEIADNSGLGFRVYAEKLQLDPLVEKVLDFYGLDPWGVSSTGTVIAITPPENIDSLIKEFNKNGIVAFELGEFTADKKRILIENGEEREFPTFKNDPYVELYGKR, from the coding sequence ATGAGGCTTCCTCTGGGGAAGATACGAAACGACGTCCTGCACGATGTTGTATTCCCAAACCTGGGCGTGGAGGATATGAAGGTGGTATACGGGCCCGGGGAGGGCTTTGACTCGGCCGTCCTCGAATACGACGACGAGCATTACCTTGTAGTCGCCACCGACCCCACACTGGGCGTCCCCGGGGAAACCTTCGGCTTCTTTACCTACCACTTCGCGGCCAGCGATGTGGCGGTTTTCGGGGCGAGGCCGAGGTGGCTGGTGGTTGATATCCTCCTTCCCCCCGGAAGCGAGAGGGGCTTTCTCGAAAAGACGATGCGCGACTTAAACACGGAATGCCGGAAGTACGGGAGCGCGATAATCGGCGGCCACACGGGCGTTTATCCGAGCGTAGCCGAGCCCACCTCAACGACCACGGCAATGGGTCTTGTGAAGAAAGACCAACTGAGGCTTCCGCTTGCAAAGCCCGGCGACAGAATAGTCGTGACCGGCAAGGTCGGTCTTGAGTTCGCGGTCTCCGCGGCGTACTTCCGGGAGGACGAGCTTAGAAAGCTCCTCTCTTTCAGGGAAATTCAGCTCCTCAAGGGGCTCTACCGCTTCGAAACCGCGGTTCCGGATTCCCTCGTGGCCGGACCCTTTGTCAGGGGCATGCACGACGCCACTGAGGGTGGTTTAACCGCCCTCCACGAGATAGCGGATAATTCCGGGCTGGGATTCAGAGTCTACGCCGAAAAACTCCAGCTCGACCCCCTCGTGGAGAAGGTTCTCGACTTCTACGGCCTCGATCCGTGGGGCGTTTCGTCCACCGGCACGGTAATAGCGATAACACCTCCGGAAAACATAGATTCCCTAATTAAAGAATTCAATAAAAATGGAATTGTTGCATTTGAACTCGGCGAGTTCACCGCCGATAAGAAGCGCATCCTAATCGAAAACGGGGAAGAAAGGGAGTTTCCAACGTTTAAGAACGACCCCTACGTGGAGCTGTACGGCAAACGATAA
- a CDS encoding nucleotidyltransferase domain-containing protein has protein sequence MSTDLIKKVILDVARELGLEIEEVILFGSRAKGTFRRDSDWDVLVILSKPVERKMELEAYKRIHRELLFKGIKIDPIFISRDELERVRDDTGFVYYYALREGVKI, from the coding sequence ATGAGCACTGATCTCATAAAGAAAGTCATCCTAGACGTGGCCCGGGAACTGGGTCTTGAGATTGAGGAGGTAATTCTCTTCGGCTCCCGTGCGAAAGGCACCTTTAGACGGGACAGCGATTGGGACGTCCTGGTTATCCTCTCAAAACCCGTGGAAAGAAAAATGGAACTTGAGGCATACAAACGGATACACAGGGAACTCCTGTTCAAGGGAATTAAAATAGACCCCATTTTTATCTCCCGGGATGAGCTGGAACGGGTCAGGGACGATACCGGCTTTGTTTACTACTATGCCCTGAGGGAGGGTGTGAAGATTTG
- a CDS encoding 7-cyano-7-deazaguanine synthase yields the protein MMGIESVVEEIARFSRELGLYKKRILVMFSGGKDSSLALHILKEAGLEVSALTFFHRWSWRETLNWAMGFTKKLGVEHYLVDVTDGLLREATGRKGPICINCKKVMLWNAKWFALNNGFDVLAKGDNANDKIIGALLDQCKGDIRLCDIPKIGIPFFRPLVKYTAEEVERLADEVGIRPYRMYEHARRRQWREGCPLQYIDREEVVTEELMNLVFRVNYEVSKIARARKVRVSVRVPSFEVMCWDCDEGTLREVGRVTSMFGGKGK from the coding sequence ATGATGGGCATAGAGAGCGTGGTTGAGGAGATAGCGAGGTTTTCCAGGGAACTCGGGCTTTATAAAAAACGCATACTCGTCATGTTTTCGGGCGGGAAGGACAGCTCACTGGCCCTCCATATCCTTAAGGAGGCAGGTCTTGAGGTCTCCGCGCTGACCTTCTTCCACCGCTGGAGCTGGAGGGAAACCCTGAACTGGGCGATGGGTTTTACCAAAAAACTCGGAGTTGAACACTACCTCGTTGATGTTACGGACGGCCTCCTCCGTGAGGCAACCGGGAGGAAGGGGCCGATCTGCATAAACTGCAAGAAGGTGATGCTCTGGAACGCCAAATGGTTCGCCCTCAACAACGGCTTTGACGTCCTTGCCAAGGGGGACAACGCCAACGATAAGATAATAGGCGCCCTGCTGGACCAGTGCAAAGGCGATATAAGACTCTGCGACATACCGAAGATTGGGATTCCATTCTTCAGGCCGCTGGTAAAGTACACCGCCGAGGAAGTCGAAAGGCTGGCCGATGAGGTGGGGATAAGACCCTACCGCATGTACGAGCACGCGAGGAGGAGGCAGTGGCGCGAGGGCTGTCCGCTCCAGTACATAGACCGCGAGGAGGTCGTCACGGAGGAGCTCATGAACCTGGTCTTCAGGGTGAACTACGAGGTGAGCAAAATCGCCAGAGCGAGGAAGGTCCGCGTGAGCGTAAGAGTTCCGAGTTTTGAGGTCATGTGCTGGGACTGCGATGAGGGAACCCTCAGGGAGGTGGGGAGGGTTACCTCGATGTTCGGGGGGAAAGGAAAATGA
- a CDS encoding DUF4870 domain-containing protein: MEETPPEEPKKTSLGMDENLEGLLAYLAWWITGIIFLVLEKESDFVRFHAMQSTITFIGITVLQVILSFIPYIGGIIAWLLGIVGFILWILGMVKAYQGERYKFPIVGNLAEEWMGKVNV; the protein is encoded by the coding sequence ATGGAGGAGACTCCACCTGAAGAACCCAAGAAGACGTCCCTCGGCATGGATGAGAACCTTGAGGGACTGCTTGCCTATCTTGCCTGGTGGATTACAGGGATAATATTCCTGGTGCTTGAGAAGGAGAGCGATTTCGTCCGTTTCCATGCTATGCAGTCGACGATAACCTTCATAGGCATCACTGTGCTCCAGGTGATCCTCAGCTTCATTCCCTACATAGGGGGCATCATCGCCTGGCTCCTGGGAATCGTGGGATTTATCCTCTGGATCCTCGGCATGGTGAAGGCCTACCAGGGCGAGCGCTACAAGTTCCCCATCGTCGGCAACCTGGCCGAAGAGTGGATGGGGAAGGTCAACGTCTGA